Part of the Gammaproteobacteria bacterium genome, TCGTGCAATACCGAAGTGATGCCCGTGGCCTGCCAGTCATCGAAGATCGACCGCATATAATTCAGGCTGTCTTTCTCACCTTCGATGAACACCGACTCGTAATCGATCTCCCGTTGTTGCTGTGCGATGGTGGCGACGTCCGCGTGCATGCATTCGGGGCTGATCTGCATGTAGCCGGTGGCGTGATAGTGATACGCGTCCGGGTCCGATTCCCACACCTCCACACTCTGCGCCATGAGTTGTCGCATGGCGGGCTGGAAATAATTGTTGCGTATGACACCGCAGGCAATGCCGGAAGCGCCAGCGGCGACGCCCGTCTTGTCGATAACAAGAATGTCTTCCCCACCGCCCTGGCCACGCGCCTTGAACTCAAGGGCAAGATGATAAGCGGTGCTCAGCCCATGAATACCGGCGCCGATGACGAGGTATTTGATGTGACCTGGAAGTGCCATACAAAAAGATTCCTCCGCCCAGTCCGTGCCACGCAACGTTCTTGAAAACGCGATTGCTTGCCACGAGAACCACAAAAAATTTCGTACTCTTAACGACCGTCATCAGCCCCGTGTTGCTGCGAGCCGTAACAATGTGACGATGCGTGCTTATGCAACGGGCTACGAACCGCAACGCTGGCGGTCGCGTATCTCGTCACCTGGGGTCGGATGATCGATCTTCGGTCCCCGGAGCGTCAATCGCTCCTTGGACGTACCCCGTAGGGAGTAGCGAAGTTGTCGAAGGTTATGCGCAAGGCCGCCGCGTTTTTTTCCCGGGCGAAGCTCGACCACCCACCGCACCACGAGCGTCGTGGAAAGATTAAGGAATCTTTACCCCTGGCCGCACCCCGATCGCCGATCATGGCTGTAGACAAGTGCGCACCGAGCCAGCGAGTAAGTACAATTTACAGGGCAAGCCCTCTCAATCAGTGCCGGCCCCTGACTCCGCGCGTTGTTCACTTCGCGGCTGATTGGATAAGCATCAAGCCATGCGCAGGGACAAGGCTTGAGCAGTTGACCCAC contains:
- a CDS encoding FAD-binding oxidoreductase, coding for MALPGHIKYLVIGAGIHGLSTAYHLALEFKARGQGGGEDILVIDKTGVAAGASGIACGVIRNNYFQPAMRQLMAQSVEVWESDPDAYHYHATGYMQISPECMHADVATIAQQQREIDYESVFIEGEKDSLNYMRSIFDDWQATGITSVLH